From Mesobacillus jeotgali, the proteins below share one genomic window:
- a CDS encoding threonine/serine exporter family protein — protein sequence MDNQDQTFEVMRACLLAGKIMLQSGAETYRVEDTMSRMASALGIDKTHSYVTPTGIIFSVEGIGPERTKLVRISDRTTDLRKVAMVNSVSRKISSGEVGLAEACRLLVEIEEANLTYSFMIQLIAAAIASGCFTIMFLGSWLDFLPSMAAGGIGFFLVVYFHRIVPVKFFAEFLSSFMIGMISFFFVKLGLGQELDKIIIGSVMPLVPGLLITNAVRDLMAGHLVSGLSKGAEALLTAFAIGSGIAAILSFL from the coding sequence ATGGATAATCAGGATCAAACATTTGAAGTGATGCGGGCCTGTCTGCTGGCCGGCAAAATCATGCTCCAGAGCGGCGCCGAAACATATCGGGTCGAGGACACGATGTCCAGAATGGCTTCTGCGCTCGGCATTGACAAGACACACAGTTATGTTACGCCGACTGGAATCATTTTTTCTGTAGAAGGTATAGGACCAGAACGGACTAAACTTGTACGAATCTCCGACCGGACAACTGATCTGAGAAAAGTGGCGATGGTCAACAGTGTCTCGCGCAAAATCAGCAGCGGTGAGGTTGGACTTGCGGAGGCATGCAGGCTTTTGGTGGAGATTGAGGAAGCAAATCTAACCTACTCATTTATGATTCAACTCATTGCAGCTGCAATTGCGAGCGGCTGTTTTACCATCATGTTCCTGGGCAGCTGGCTTGATTTCCTGCCTTCAATGGCCGCAGGGGGAATCGGTTTCTTCCTGGTCGTTTATTTTCACCGGATTGTGCCAGTAAAGTTTTTCGCTGAATTCCTGTCATCCTTTATGATTGGTATGATTTCGTTTTTCTTTGTAAAACTTGGATTAGGACAGGAACTGGATAAAATTATTATCGGCTCAGTTATGCCGCTTGTTCCTGGCTTGCTGATCACGAATGCGGTCAGGGATCTGATGGCAGGCCATTTGGTCTCAGGATTGTCAAAGGGAGCAGAAGCATTGTTGACCGCGTTTGCGATTGGTTCTGGCATAGCGGCAATTTTATCTTTCTTGTAG
- a CDS encoding 4Fe-4S dicluster domain-containing protein, which yields MNKIMYLEFERCIGCRACQAACRECGDHDAKERNYVEYVDFTESRQTFPMLCMQCKDPACARVCPANAIQITDEGVVLSAMEEKCIGCRNCTFGCPFGIPKFDFEKNKMYKCDMCYDRTRHDIAPMCASVCPSDAIRFIDFDEMQQLRRRRTQMNLVEGKKPQEGNKWDYVPEFFGVYTDSQ from the coding sequence ATGAATAAAATTATGTACCTGGAATTTGAACGCTGTATAGGATGCCGTGCCTGCCAGGCAGCTTGCCGAGAGTGCGGCGACCATGACGCAAAAGAACGCAATTATGTAGAATATGTTGATTTTACTGAATCCCGACAGACTTTCCCGATGTTGTGCATGCAATGTAAAGATCCTGCATGTGCTCGTGTCTGCCCGGCCAATGCCATCCAGATCACCGATGAAGGTGTCGTACTGTCAGCTATGGAAGAAAAATGTATCGGATGCCGCAACTGTACGTTCGGCTGCCCGTTCGGTATTCCTAAATTCGATTTCGAGAAAAACAAAATGTACAAATGCGATATGTGCTATGACAGAACTCGTCATGATATCGCGCCAATGTGTGCATCTGTATGCCCAAGTGATGCGATTCGCTTCATCGATTTCGATGAAATGCAGCAGCTTCGCAGAAGACGTACCCAGATGAACCTTGTTGAAGGCAAAAAGCCTCAAGAAGGAAACAAATGGGATTATGTGCCTGAATTCTTCGGAGTCTACACAGATTCACAATAA
- a CDS encoding histidine phosphatase family protein gives MEILLIRHGESEGDILQVQEGRADLLLTDRGRRQAREMAKVVKEKYMPEVIWSSTLKRARETAEILSGETGVAVIEDDGIREFNNGVLAGLPYAEAKVRYPEPEGGRKPHEPIEDGESELEFRFRAQTVFSKILTESAGRKRIAIVSHGGMISNLLRAFLNLPVTNDIYFPTGDTGIHLLKIKEGQKTVMFLNDCSHLAKVDAEELSVQI, from the coding sequence ATGGAAATTCTTTTAATCAGGCATGGTGAGTCAGAAGGGGATATCCTTCAGGTTCAAGAAGGCCGGGCGGATTTGCTTCTGACGGACCGGGGCCGCCGACAGGCAAGGGAAATGGCAAAAGTCGTAAAGGAAAAATATATGCCGGAAGTGATCTGGTCCAGCACATTGAAGCGTGCAAGGGAAACGGCAGAAATCCTGAGCGGTGAAACAGGTGTCGCTGTGATTGAAGATGACGGAATAAGAGAATTCAATAATGGAGTTTTGGCAGGCTTGCCCTATGCAGAAGCGAAGGTGCGTTATCCAGAGCCAGAGGGCGGGCGAAAGCCGCATGAACCAATCGAGGATGGAGAATCCGAGCTCGAATTCCGCTTCCGTGCCCAAACAGTATTTTCAAAGATTCTAACAGAAAGCGCAGGAAGGAAAAGGATCGCGATTGTCTCGCATGGAGGTATGATTTCCAATCTGCTGAGGGCATTTTTGAATCTGCCAGTAACCAATGATATCTATTTTCCAACCGGAGACACAGGGATCCATTTGCTTAAAATAAAAGAAGGGCAAAAAACAGTCATGTTCCTGAATGATTGCAGCCATCTGGCAAAAGTAGATGCAGAGGAGCTTTCTGTCCAAATTTAA
- a CDS encoding Mrp/NBP35 family ATP-binding protein yields MLKGNVLAVTSGKGGVGKSSLSVNLALALQKLGKSVAIIDLDIYGFSVPKILNIDSKPKTFNGKIIPVEANGIKVMSMGFLVKDNEPIVWRGPMLGKMIQHFTEDVLWGEMDYFILDMPPGTGDVALDMHLMIPQSKEIVVTTPHKAASFVAERAGSMAIKSKHEVIGVVENMSYFKPDDSEQKYYIFGKGGGEELAAQLGTDLLGQLPIQEADEDSETPAIATENTPLFKEYLNLAERIHAKF; encoded by the coding sequence ATGCTAAAAGGAAATGTACTGGCGGTGACAAGCGGAAAAGGCGGAGTTGGTAAGTCTTCGTTATCGGTTAATCTTGCACTCGCGCTGCAAAAGCTTGGCAAGTCAGTTGCCATCATCGATCTTGATATATATGGATTCAGTGTACCGAAAATCCTTAATATAGATTCAAAACCAAAAACATTCAATGGAAAAATCATTCCGGTTGAAGCAAATGGCATTAAAGTTATGTCCATGGGTTTCCTTGTGAAGGATAACGAACCGATTGTCTGGCGCGGCCCGATGCTTGGAAAAATGATTCAGCATTTTACCGAGGATGTACTCTGGGGGGAGATGGATTATTTTATTCTCGATATGCCTCCTGGCACGGGTGATGTCGCCCTTGATATGCACCTGATGATTCCTCAGAGCAAGGAAATCGTCGTGACGACTCCACACAAGGCGGCATCATTCGTTGCGGAACGCGCAGGATCGATGGCGATTAAGAGCAAGCATGAAGTTATCGGTGTGGTTGAGAATATGTCCTATTTCAAGCCTGACGACAGCGAGCAGAAGTATTATATCTTCGGAAAAGGCGGCGGCGAGGAGCTGGCTGCACAGCTTGGCACGGATTTGCTGGGGCAGCTGCCGATCCAGGAAGCGGATGAGGACAGTGAGACCCCTGCGATTGCCACGGAAAATACCCCGCTATTCAAGGAATATCTAAACCTGGCAGAGAGAATTCATGCTAAGTTTTAG
- a CDS encoding threonine/serine exporter family protein: MVYIEQLITSFIASAAFGIIFNAPRESLVKCGISGMVGWIVYFALDTNGVGTIFATLIASFLIAVVSQVFAKAYRTPIIIFSVAGIIPLVPGGLAYDAMRNFVENDYSIALSLAAKASMISGAIAVGLVFSEVINQVIRRSSLGPVK; this comes from the coding sequence ATGGTTTATATAGAACAGTTAATTACAAGTTTTATTGCATCGGCAGCGTTTGGAATCATTTTTAACGCACCCAGGGAATCACTGGTCAAATGCGGAATTTCCGGGATGGTGGGCTGGATTGTTTATTTTGCCCTGGATACAAATGGGGTCGGGACGATTTTTGCCACATTGATAGCTTCCTTCCTGATTGCGGTTGTCAGCCAGGTGTTCGCGAAGGCATACAGGACGCCAATTATCATATTTAGTGTCGCTGGAATTATTCCATTGGTTCCGGGCGGATTGGCGTATGATGCGATGAGAAACTTTGTGGAGAACGACTACAGCATTGCCCTTTCGTTAGCTGCGAAAGCGTCGATGATATCGGGCGCCATCGCTGTCGGACTTGTTTTTTCTGAAGTAATCAACCAGGTGATTAGAAGATCAAGCCTTGGGCCGGTAAAATAA
- a CDS encoding MFS transporter yields MYKFEKSFYSKTSMYSFVVVIILFFSMWYSTSKFVHIDMALLGYAISSAVFAIGLTIRMSFWMWRKATNKVAKRSVENLFNKERLKRNTKAVLKTLIDNIILQKFIFQRGLYRGIQHFMISWGCIISFAITFGLTFGWMRFDLIDSETYQIIVFDMPTITMAAHGIFAEIVYNGLNIGAIMVLIGAGMALYRRITDYDVKVTQRFEFDILPLIILLSVTVTGLILTIMYTFLEGWMHHYMSLIHQVTVIIMLMYFPFGKLFHVPIRPLATAVPMSYQEVVKVDTKECKSCGQPYSNDDQIADVQAILKSQNFDLQLADGSYLSDYCTGCRRRMRALKQMNLEAPKGNPYGPVSTNNGIHLSGFSKKRSEEFYGLDQDSKEEKVDEPVSR; encoded by the coding sequence TTGTACAAATTCGAGAAATCCTTTTACTCAAAAACAAGCATGTATTCCTTTGTCGTTGTCATTATATTATTTTTCTCAATGTGGTATTCGACCTCGAAGTTTGTCCATATAGATATGGCGCTTCTGGGGTATGCAATCTCGTCAGCGGTGTTTGCCATCGGGCTCACGATCAGAATGAGCTTCTGGATGTGGCGCAAAGCGACGAACAAGGTGGCTAAGCGAAGTGTTGAGAACCTTTTTAATAAAGAACGATTGAAACGCAACACAAAAGCAGTACTCAAAACTTTGATTGATAATATCATCTTGCAAAAATTCATTTTCCAGCGCGGATTATACCGCGGTATCCAGCACTTCATGATTTCATGGGGCTGCATCATTTCATTCGCAATTACCTTCGGACTTACCTTCGGTTGGATGAGATTTGATCTTATCGATTCTGAAACGTACCAGATTATCGTGTTTGATATGCCGACCATCACAATGGCAGCTCACGGGATTTTCGCGGAAATCGTTTATAACGGCCTGAATATCGGTGCAATCATGGTTTTAATCGGAGCGGGGATGGCCCTTTACCGACGCATCACGGACTATGATGTAAAAGTAACTCAGCGATTTGAGTTCGATATTCTCCCATTGATAATTCTTTTGTCAGTAACAGTGACAGGCTTGATCCTAACAATCATGTACACATTCCTTGAGGGATGGATGCACCATTATATGTCGCTGATTCACCAGGTAACAGTTATCATCATGCTCATGTACTTCCCATTCGGAAAACTGTTCCATGTGCCGATCAGGCCGCTGGCTACAGCAGTTCCTATGAGTTATCAAGAGGTGGTCAAAGTGGATACGAAAGAATGTAAAAGCTGCGGACAGCCATACAGCAATGATGACCAGATTGCGGATGTCCAGGCAATATTAAAAAGCCAAAATTTCGATCTCCAGCTTGCGGACGGCTCTTACCTTTCAGATTATTGCACTGGCTGCCGCCGCAGGATGAGAGCATTGAAACAAATGAATCTTGAAGCGCCTAAAGGCAACCCATACGGACCAGTAAGCACCAATAATGGAATTCACTTATCAGGCTTCAGCAAGAAGCGTTCGGAAGAATTTTACGGACTTGACCAGGACTCAAAGGAGGAAAAAGTTGATGAGCCAGTTTCTCGTTAA
- the fdhF gene encoding formate dehydrogenase subunit alpha — translation MSQFLVKEGVKNQIRKGEKLVTTHCCYCGMQCGMHIRVDEKNNKVVGVEPRYDWVLTRGKMCPKGVTAYQTVDHPDRIKTPLIKKNGKFVEATWDEALDLIESKYKGIQETYGKDAVGVYGGVSMTNEKCYLVGKYARVGLGTRYIDYNGRYCMSSAAGGFNKTLGMDRGSTLPWTELEHTDTFFMAGSNTAECHPTSIQWFWKAKDKGAKFIVADPRETATARVADVHLDLLPGTDAALANGIMHLLIKHDYVDNEYVQERCNNFEELKEMTAKFTPEYTSKLTGVAAEKIIKAAHIFGKSPRSVVMFARGAEQQTSGVDNVSLYTSMALLRGQIGKFASGVATFTGQGNGQGGREHGQKADALPGYRKIANPKDVEHVAGVWGIKPEEMPKEGVSAYEMFHLMQNKTIRALHVICSNPVVSSPNINYVQDSLEKLDFLVVNDFFMSETAELADVVLPATTWAEDEGTTTNIEGRVIRIRKVVEPIGESKPDWEIMSLIAERLGKGKYFDYNEPREIFDELRLASKGGKADYFGVTYEKIDEQDGVFWPAPAEDHKGTPSVFQERFATEDGRANLAVCDFRGPAEVQSKEYPLWLTTGRVVFHYLSGNQTRRVGFLMEQCPEPFVEMHPELASQYQVENGERVKLSTPRGDMIAPVKITKAIRKDTMFVPYHWGKKLAVNQLTSPALDPFSRMPEFKVCAVKLEKLTK, via the coding sequence ATGAGCCAGTTTCTCGTTAAAGAAGGCGTAAAGAACCAGATTCGCAAAGGTGAAAAGCTAGTCACAACTCATTGCTGCTATTGCGGCATGCAGTGCGGAATGCATATCCGTGTTGATGAAAAAAACAACAAGGTTGTCGGTGTTGAACCTCGTTATGACTGGGTTTTAACAAGAGGGAAGATGTGTCCGAAAGGGGTTACTGCCTACCAGACGGTGGACCATCCGGACCGCATCAAGACTCCTTTGATCAAAAAGAACGGCAAGTTTGTCGAAGCTACATGGGATGAAGCGCTCGACTTGATTGAAAGCAAGTATAAAGGAATCCAGGAAACTTACGGCAAGGATGCGGTCGGCGTATACGGCGGAGTTTCAATGACAAATGAAAAGTGCTACCTCGTTGGTAAGTACGCTCGCGTAGGACTGGGAACTCGTTATATCGACTATAATGGCCGCTATTGCATGAGCTCTGCTGCCGGAGGTTTCAACAAGACTCTTGGAATGGACCGCGGCTCCACTCTTCCTTGGACTGAGCTTGAGCATACCGATACATTTTTCATGGCTGGTTCCAACACAGCAGAATGCCACCCGACAAGTATTCAGTGGTTCTGGAAGGCAAAGGACAAAGGAGCAAAATTCATCGTCGCAGATCCTCGTGAAACAGCAACAGCACGTGTCGCTGACGTGCACCTTGACTTGCTTCCAGGAACAGACGCAGCACTTGCGAACGGTATCATGCACCTTCTGATCAAGCATGATTATGTTGACAATGAATACGTACAGGAACGATGCAACAACTTTGAAGAATTAAAAGAAATGACGGCGAAATTCACGCCTGAATATACATCGAAACTTACAGGTGTGGCAGCTGAGAAAATCATCAAGGCAGCACACATTTTCGGAAAATCACCACGCTCAGTCGTGATGTTCGCACGCGGTGCGGAACAACAGACGTCAGGTGTTGATAATGTTAGCCTGTATACGTCAATGGCGTTATTGAGGGGACAGATTGGCAAATTCGCATCAGGTGTTGCCACTTTCACAGGACAGGGCAACGGCCAGGGCGGACGCGAACACGGACAGAAAGCAGATGCTCTTCCAGGATACCGTAAAATCGCAAATCCTAAGGATGTTGAGCATGTCGCAGGAGTTTGGGGCATCAAGCCAGAAGAAATGCCGAAGGAAGGCGTTTCCGCATACGAAATGTTCCACCTGATGCAGAACAAGACGATCCGCGCATTACACGTCATTTGCTCGAATCCCGTTGTTTCATCACCGAACATTAACTATGTACAGGACTCACTGGAGAAGCTGGATTTCCTTGTCGTAAATGACTTTTTCATGTCAGAAACAGCCGAGCTTGCTGATGTTGTTCTTCCGGCAACAACTTGGGCTGAAGACGAAGGAACAACAACGAACATCGAAGGACGTGTCATCAGGATTCGAAAGGTAGTGGAGCCAATTGGCGAATCGAAGCCTGATTGGGAAATCATGAGTCTGATTGCTGAACGACTAGGTAAAGGAAAGTACTTTGATTACAACGAACCAAGAGAGATCTTTGATGAGCTTCGTCTCGCTTCAAAAGGCGGCAAGGCTGATTACTTCGGTGTAACTTATGAAAAAATCGATGAGCAGGACGGCGTTTTCTGGCCAGCACCTGCAGAAGACCACAAAGGAACTCCATCAGTATTCCAAGAGCGATTTGCGACTGAAGATGGAAGAGCGAATTTGGCAGTCTGCGATTTCAGGGGACCTGCGGAAGTTCAGTCAAAGGAATACCCTCTATGGCTGACAACTGGCCGTGTCGTATTCCATTATCTGTCCGGTAACCAGACAAGACGCGTTGGCTTCCTGATGGAGCAATGCCCTGAGCCTTTCGTAGAAATGCATCCTGAACTGGCAAGCCAGTATCAGGTAGAGAACGGTGAAAGAGTGAAACTTTCAACTCCGCGCGGCGACATGATCGCTCCGGTAAAAATAACAAAAGCAATCCGTAAAGATACAATGTTCGTCCCATACCACTGGGGCAAAAAGCTGGCAGTCAACCAATTGACCAGCCCGGCGCTTGATCCATTCTCAAGAATGCCAGAATTTAAAGTTTGCGCTGTAAAGCTCGAAAAGCTGACAAAATAG
- a CDS encoding NADPH:quinone oxidoreductase family protein gives MENFKAFMVNKNEEGFSAGVTTITQENLPDGDVLIKVAYSSVNYKDGLASIPNGKIVRSYPFIPGIDLAGTVIRSDDSRFKEGDEVIATSYEIGVSHYGGFSEYARIPAEWVVPLPEGLTLKEAMVFGTAGFTAALSVHRLEENGLTPEKGKVLVTGATGGVGSVAVAMLAKRGYHVVASTGKESEHDYLKKIGAAEIISREELVGEKIKPLDKQLWAGAVDPVGGDTLSAILSKLEYNGSVAVSGLTGGTDVPTTVFPFILRGINLLGIDSVYCPMETRKLLWQRMAGDLKPEELLETIKNEVSLEELPSVLSSILKGENRGRTIVKM, from the coding sequence ATGGAGAATTTCAAAGCTTTTATGGTGAATAAAAATGAAGAGGGATTTTCAGCAGGGGTAACGACGATCACGCAGGAGAACCTCCCTGATGGAGATGTGCTGATCAAGGTAGCATATTCAAGTGTCAATTATAAGGACGGGCTAGCAAGCATCCCTAATGGCAAGATTGTCCGGTCTTACCCTTTCATCCCTGGAATCGACCTTGCCGGGACTGTAATCCGCTCTGACGACAGCCGCTTTAAGGAAGGCGATGAAGTAATTGCAACGAGCTATGAAATAGGGGTTTCCCACTATGGGGGTTTCAGTGAGTATGCCAGAATTCCGGCAGAGTGGGTTGTACCATTGCCTGAAGGCCTGACTCTAAAGGAAGCGATGGTTTTTGGGACTGCCGGATTCACAGCAGCGTTGTCCGTCCACCGCCTTGAAGAAAACGGCCTTACTCCGGAAAAAGGGAAAGTGCTGGTGACAGGCGCAACCGGAGGGGTCGGCAGTGTTGCCGTGGCAATGCTCGCTAAGCGTGGTTACCACGTTGTAGCAAGTACAGGAAAAGAATCGGAACATGATTACCTGAAAAAGATCGGTGCGGCCGAAATTATCAGCCGTGAAGAACTTGTCGGCGAAAAAATTAAGCCACTGGACAAGCAGCTATGGGCCGGAGCTGTTGACCCGGTTGGAGGCGATACCTTGTCGGCAATCTTAAGCAAGCTGGAGTACAATGGTTCGGTCGCTGTCAGCGGCTTGACTGGCGGAACAGACGTCCCGACAACTGTCTTTCCATTCATCCTAAGGGGCATCAATCTCCTGGGCATAGATTCCGTATATTGCCCGATGGAAACAAGAAAGCTTTTATGGCAGCGAATGGCTGGGGATTTGAAGCCTGAGGAATTGCTTGAGACTATCAAAAATGAAGTATCATTAGAAGAATTGCCTAGCGTCCTTTCCAGCATTTTAAAGGGAGAGAACCGTGGGCGGACGATTGTAAAAATGTAA
- a CDS encoding dynamin family protein, which produces MTFEEQLIKKSYFETYVDSGNRTHPVQVLGELYLAEQKNDMPDLSYIRFAQGEVYFHHKDYEAAIFKWENITNGLEAWAKKNMGDAFLELGLLTSAEDLYLSIETESSVLKIESGLQLLSLYIEQGKLEKAVAVIKKTVALDPDYPGVTEIARSFFEEQNDWENAVELAVNEGIRTGSPKWFDVLNQYVEQGYTAKFSPGYFNEALSVLFQVDRSRFEQLAVTLWQSFRNQSTYMTWLRDFNQLFSGMDGNRIDGWTELSAVYQESYFDLINGDRLIKEISPLIPELLTNWLKITSPVNSLVAASSIIAWNEVFPGTITSSAIHDAETLVLNSQEYQDGYRDSLELFQTIIKWAEDHEIQVGNKIKWMVQELHESNVHNMLVAGVSGNGKSSFVNTVVGEELLTAPTAAVIRFMNHENPEAHEITDTEVRQITDIEDFQESAGVSRKNHKHETIIDFKADFPFLREHELALIDTPGVNRNNYEKHPLYNYLRFADSLLFVLNANDPFTEKEREILAKISEYFPDLPIHFLLNKIDVIYSRQEATEVFDQTWAEISQFYPDAKMFAFSSNYDTGQQLKDFSNFIKANRSPLNIEQERTAKLQFFVRRAITYLLDKRVEIENNHMESINWNEEMVSKLNGAINQLGDIEDEKSRSIQKSFRKIKDETRAEIIEKVPELLRSCSELVTEDSDFGKIHSEMDEEMNNRIEEYLNKTLLPKFHADLHEWIQFSKEEFDQSQNYLNEMADSFNSLYGEERISLDCDFKVLDDWRRDADRMTNGVHYEKVNIMNRSTPQQFFLKSAGKLLGVLPQNNTMLYNRYKTYLESEDYYEIGVAIAKKFLQQFEIFEKSIERDVNLFFKQPFNVLEESVEDAKTEIEHGKNELEKLRINPELYRDPLTLYEVKLRQYEWMTAAGQG; this is translated from the coding sequence ATGACATTTGAAGAGCAATTAATCAAAAAGTCGTATTTTGAAACCTATGTGGATTCTGGCAACCGGACACATCCAGTCCAGGTGCTTGGGGAGCTTTACCTTGCTGAACAAAAGAATGATATGCCTGATTTATCATATATCCGCTTTGCGCAGGGTGAGGTTTATTTTCACCATAAGGATTATGAAGCAGCAATCTTTAAGTGGGAAAATATTACGAATGGACTGGAGGCCTGGGCAAAAAAGAACATGGGGGATGCATTCCTCGAGCTTGGCCTGCTGACATCTGCGGAAGATCTCTATCTTTCGATTGAAACTGAAAGCAGTGTCCTGAAAATCGAGAGTGGCCTGCAGCTGTTATCACTTTACATAGAGCAGGGAAAGCTCGAAAAAGCTGTAGCGGTCATCAAGAAAACAGTCGCGCTCGATCCGGATTACCCTGGTGTGACAGAAATAGCCCGTTCCTTCTTTGAGGAGCAAAATGACTGGGAAAATGCGGTCGAGCTTGCTGTCAATGAAGGGATCAGGACAGGGTCGCCAAAATGGTTTGATGTTTTGAACCAGTATGTGGAACAAGGATATACCGCCAAGTTTTCACCAGGATATTTTAACGAGGCATTATCTGTCTTATTCCAGGTCGACAGAAGCCGGTTTGAACAACTGGCCGTTACCCTGTGGCAAAGCTTTAGGAACCAGAGCACTTACATGACGTGGTTAAGGGATTTCAATCAATTATTCAGCGGGATGGACGGAAACAGGATAGATGGCTGGACCGAGCTTTCAGCAGTCTATCAGGAAAGCTATTTCGATTTGATAAATGGGGACCGGCTGATCAAGGAAATCTCGCCGCTGATTCCTGAACTGCTGACGAACTGGCTGAAAATAACCAGTCCGGTGAACAGCCTTGTTGCAGCATCATCCATCATTGCCTGGAACGAAGTGTTCCCGGGAACAATTACGTCTTCGGCAATCCACGACGCTGAGACATTAGTACTGAACTCTCAGGAATACCAAGATGGCTACAGGGATAGCTTGGAATTATTCCAGACAATCATCAAATGGGCTGAGGACCATGAGATTCAAGTCGGAAACAAGATTAAATGGATGGTCCAGGAGCTTCATGAATCGAATGTCCATAATATGCTGGTCGCCGGCGTATCGGGTAATGGGAAGTCTTCCTTTGTGAATACGGTTGTCGGCGAGGAATTGCTTACTGCGCCGACTGCAGCTGTCATTCGTTTCATGAATCATGAAAATCCAGAGGCCCATGAGATTACGGATACAGAAGTCCGCCAAATCACAGATATTGAGGACTTCCAGGAGTCAGCAGGAGTAAGCCGCAAAAATCATAAGCATGAAACCATTATTGACTTCAAGGCAGACTTCCCATTCTTGCGGGAGCATGAGCTGGCACTGATCGATACACCAGGCGTCAACCGAAATAACTATGAAAAGCACCCGCTCTATAATTACTTGAGGTTTGCTGACAGCTTGCTATTCGTTCTCAATGCAAATGATCCTTTTACGGAAAAGGAAAGGGAAATCCTTGCGAAAATATCAGAGTACTTCCCTGATCTGCCGATTCACTTCCTGCTGAATAAAATTGACGTGATATACAGCCGTCAGGAGGCAACGGAAGTTTTCGACCAGACATGGGCCGAAATCAGTCAATTCTATCCGGATGCGAAAATGTTCGCATTCTCATCCAATTATGATACTGGGCAGCAGCTTAAGGACTTTTCGAATTTTATCAAAGCAAACAGAAGTCCATTGAATATCGAGCAGGAACGCACTGCAAAACTCCAATTCTTCGTCAGAAGAGCCATTACTTATCTGCTTGATAAAAGGGTAGAAATCGAAAATAACCATATGGAGTCAATCAACTGGAATGAGGAAATGGTGAGCAAGCTGAATGGCGCCATCAACCAGCTTGGTGACATTGAAGATGAGAAGTCCCGCTCCATCCAGAAATCATTCCGTAAAATCAAAGATGAAACCCGTGCGGAAATCATCGAGAAGGTTCCGGAGTTGCTGCGGAGCTGCTCAGAACTGGTAACGGAAGATAGTGATTTTGGGAAGATTCATTCGGAAATGGACGAAGAAATGAACAACCGAATTGAAGAATATCTCAACAAAACCTTACTGCCAAAGTTCCATGCCGACTTGCATGAGTGGATTCAGTTTTCAAAGGAAGAGTTCGACCAGAGCCAGAACTATCTGAATGAAATGGCGGATAGTTTTAATTCCTTGTATGGTGAAGAACGAATCAGCCTCGACTGCGATTTCAAGGTGCTTGATGACTGGCGCCGTGATGCAGACCGAATGACCAATGGAGTGCACTATGAGAAGGTCAACATCATGAACCGCTCTACCCCACAGCAATTTTTCCTGAAGAGCGCCGGAAAGCTGCTTGGAGTGCTGCCGCAAAACAATACAATGCTTTATAACAGATATAAAACCTATCTCGAGTCAGAGGATTATTATGAAATTGGCGTAGCCATCGCAAAGAAGTTCCTGCAGCAATTCGAGATTTTTGAAAAATCGATTGAACGCGATGTAAATCTGTTCTTCAAACAGCCATTCAACGTCCTTGAAGAATCAGTAGAGGATGCTAAGACCGAAATAGAGCACGGAAAGAATGAATTGGAAAAACTGAGAATCAACCCGGAACTGTACCGAGATCCATTGACGCTTTATGAAGTAAAACTTCGCCAGTACGAATGGATGACCGCAGCCGGCCAAGGATGA
- a CDS encoding Rieske 2Fe-2S domain-containing protein produces MSDEKKQNHHEDDKDMIKLIDNLNRKDDVHLNRRAFLKASFGATVAIGLATTPFGIFTFLRDENGEVKRVEVTDINDLAIGESRNFNYPTKNEPAILVRTPDDKFVAYNNKCTHLQCPVFYEHKENVLLCPCHKGYFNVDNGQPMAGPPQRELPKILLEIKDGKVFAVGREVRHG; encoded by the coding sequence ATGAGTGATGAAAAAAAGCAAAACCATCATGAAGATGATAAAGATATGATCAAACTGATCGATAACCTGAACAGGAAAGACGATGTCCATCTGAATAGAAGGGCGTTCCTTAAAGCTTCCTTTGGTGCAACGGTTGCAATCGGTCTTGCGACGACTCCGTTTGGAATTTTCACTTTCCTGCGGGATGAAAACGGCGAAGTGAAGAGAGTAGAAGTCACTGATATTAATGACCTGGCAATCGGTGAGTCAAGGAATTTTAACTATCCGACAAAGAATGAGCCAGCTATCCTGGTCAGGACGCCGGACGATAAATTCGTTGCCTACAACAATAAATGTACACACCTGCAATGTCCTGTTTTTTACGAGCATAAGGAAAACGTTCTTCTCTGCCCATGCCACAAAGGCTATTTCAATGTAGACAACGGACAGCCTATGGCGGGACCTCCGCAGCGTGAGCTTCCGAAAATCCTGCTTGAAATCAAGGATGGAAAGGTATTTGCAGTTGGGAGGGAAGTAAGGCATGGATAA